Part of the Pseudomonadota bacterium genome, CAGCTCAGCCAATTCATTTCCCTCATATAAAAAAGGTTCGCTGAATAACCGCTCTTTGGCCAGCAAAGCCTCTTCCTGAGTCAAGCCGGTAATTTCAACCAGCTCGGGGATACTCATATCCCCCATGCCTCGAAGATGAAAACGGGCAGCCAGCATGGAAAAATCATGTCTCAGGATATCATAGGGAATTCCCAAGCCCAAATATTTCCCATCCTCCAGGCAGATACCGCCGCCGTTTTCAAAAATAAAGCGGGAAGCAAGACCGATTTTCTCACTCAAAACCCTGGTCTCGGCCAGGGTTTTACTGGTTACCGCCACCACCGGTACCCGGCATTGCCGGCAGCGTTCAAGGGCCGTCCGGGCAGCTTCCCATGAATAGGTATCCCGGTCAAGCAGAGTTCCATCAAGATCAGTAAAAATAATCAGGGTCATCGGATAAGAATAAATCTCAACTTTCTGACTTTGGTTGGGGACAGTTTTGAAAACTGTCCCCCATTATATTAGCAGGATGTTCGGGCTTGGCTCATAGCGGTATTGGCCGCCGAACGAATCACACGATGTGATTCGCGGCGGACGCCTCGGAAGCCGGCCATGGACGGCCGGCGAGAATGAGCGAGAGCCATGCCGGAACATCCCTGTAAATTTCCTTCAGCTATTTTTAGAGCAATTCAGAAAGTTGAGATATTAAGATTCTAACCACACCACAAGATATTGTCAAGAAAGGAGACTGCGATTGGCAGGAACATAGCTTTTCAGGTAAGCCCTAAATCCCTGCCAGCAATTCGCAGACCTTCCTTTCATGCCAGCAGCCAAATGGCGGTTGATCTATAAATCCGCAGTGTCCCCCATGGCGTTGAATAAGCAGCTCCAGGCAGTCAATATCCGGCAAATCATAAAAATCTTCGACCGGCACCAGAGGATCATCGGCAGCGGTGATAATAGTTACCGGTACGGTTAAATCCTCCAACACCCCGCCGGTTAAGGTGTACTGCTCAAAATATTCCTCATAACCGCTCATATCAGTATATTGCTCGATAATTAATCGGGTCATTTCCAAGCAGTTACGGCCGGTTACAACGCCACTGAAGTCATACAGTTCCGGGAAAGTTCGTTCCTTTATTGCCAGTGAACGTCGCCACTTGCGCAGAAAATACCAGCGATAGATGGCTTGCCGATCAAGAGCACAAGTGGTTTTATAAGGATCCATACAAGGACTGATACCGATAATCCGCTGAAGATTGCCAACTGAAGCTGCTTCAGGATGCAGGCCAAAACGTAAAGCAAAATTACCTCCCAAAGAAAAACCAATCAGATAACAGTTCCGTGGTGCTGCCATAGCGGCAATATTCCTGACCGCTTGAAAAAATTCTTCCGAAAGGGTGCCGTTAAACACTCCTGGATTCAAATGGTGACTGGAACCATGGTCCCGCAGGTTAAGCCGGAACACATCATAGCCATGCTGGAAAATTACTTTGCCCAGCGCCTTGATATAGGTTGATTCCGCGCCCCCTTCCCAGCCATGAACCAGGATGGCCAGCCCTTTGCCGCCATCTTCGGGATGAAAGGAATGGAAACCCTGCAACCGGATATCGCTTCCGGCATCAATCACCGTTTCCAGGGCGGCTGAAGCCATGGGATTAGATCCGAAGCTGCGGATTTTTCGATTGGCGATAATGGTCTGAAAATGAGGATTGCGGGCCCAGCCGGGTGGCTGAAACAGCTCAGATTGATTAATCATCAGATTCTCTCTCCCAAATTGGGCGATTTTAACTCTCCGAAGCTGTCAGGGTTAGATTCCAACGGTATTGGGCGCCGAACGAATCACCCGGACGGTGATTCGCGGCGGACGCCTCGGAGCCGGCCATGGACGGCCGGTGAGAATGAGCGGGAAGCCTAACCCTGACAGCTTAATAACCATGGAATAGCTCAACTTAGGTCTCTATCAGTTGAATAATATTTTCTCTTTTAATCTCATCAACTATCCAGGAACAACCGGCAAAAGCCTGCTTTCTGGTCGCGGCGGAGACCATAACCAGCAATATATCATCACCCCGACCGACAACACCCAATCGATGAGTGATAAATACCTGGTGTAAATCACATTGAATGGCTGCCTGCTTTCCCACTTCAGCCAGGGCGGCATCGGGATCCGCAATCAGCGGGGACAGGACCACGTGGCGAAAATCAGCTACCTGTTTACCGGGATATTTTACTTTACCATGATGAATAACCACCGTGCCCGTATCATCCGTCTCCTGCTGCTGAAAAATATGATAACAGGAAGCGAATTCAAATGGTTGACTGGTGGTAGAAGCCCTGACGATTGCCGACATTATTTTCCTTTCATTCCCATCCAATGATAACCAGATCATTCAACTTTCTGACTTGCATCGCCAGAGATATATTACGGGATGTTCGGGCTTGGCTCATAGCCGTGTCTGCCGACAGGCAGGCGGTATTGGCCGCCGAACGAATCACACGAGGTGATTCGCGGCGGACGCCTGGGGACATTGCTTTAGCGCGCCCCACAACCGGCCATGGACGGCCGGCGAGAATGAGCGAGAGCAATGCCGGAACATCCCTGGAAATTTCTTGCAGCCCTGCCTGTCGGCAAACAGGTGTTTTTAGCGCAACTCAGAAAGTTGACCATATTATTAATCGCCAGCTGATAATGCCGATGAGAGAGCATTTAACAAAGTCCGATGATTAAATGGTTTTTGCAGCACCGCTTTTACCAGCGGAAATTCAACCGACATCATATAGCCATCCCGGGACAAACCGGTCATGACAATCACAGGGATATCAGCAATTTCTTCCTTCATCTCCGAGAGCAGCATTTCTCCACTCATCATCGGCATATTCAGATCCAGGATGATAATATCCGGACTCTGCTCATGAATAATAGTCTGCCCCTGGCGACCGTTTTCAGCCAACAGGACCCGGGCTCCATGCCGGTCAAGTAAATCACGAAGACTGTCCCGCACATCTTCTTCATCTTCAATTACCAGAATAGCCTTGTCTTCAAGCTGGACTGTCACCTCCGGCTCAGCATCATCATCTACCCGGGTAGTTGCCCCAGCAGCACAGGGCAA contains:
- a CDS encoding alpha/beta fold hydrolase, yielding MINQSELFQPPGWARNPHFQTIIANRKIRSFGSNPMASAALETVIDAGSDIRLQGFHSFHPEDGGKGLAILVHGWEGGAESTYIKALGKVIFQHGYDVFRLNLRDHGSSHHLNPGVFNGTLSEEFFQAVRNIAAMAAPRNCYLIGFSLGGNFALRFGLHPEAASVGNLQRIIGISPCMDPYKTTCALDRQAIYRWYFLRKWRRSLAIKERTFPELYDFSGVVTGRNCLEMTRLIIEQYTDMSGYEEYFEQYTLTGGVLEDLTVPVTIITAADDPLVPVEDFYDLPDIDCLELLIQRHGGHCGFIDQPPFGCWHERKVCELLAGI
- a CDS encoding molybdenum cofactor biosynthesis protein MoaE, which produces MSAIVRASTTSQPFEFASCYHIFQQQETDDTGTVVIHHGKVKYPGKQVADFRHVVLSPLIADPDAALAEVGKQAAIQCDLHQVFITHRLGVVGRGDDILLVMVSAATRKQAFAGCSWIVDEIKRENIIQLIET
- a CDS encoding HAD-IIB family hydrolase → MTLIIFTDLDGTLLDRDTYSWEAARTALERCRQCRVPVVAVTSKTLAETRVLSEKIGLASRFIFENGGGICLEDGKYLGLGIPYDILRHDFSMLAARFHLRGMGDMSIPELVEITGLTQEEALLAKERLFSEPFLYEGNELAELEAAAAGQGLQIVRGGRFYHLMAEKQSKGNAVRKWVQRLGENFDRPLFAAALGDSPNDFSMLAVVDHPFLVRHKNGRSASCALEKVVRTRDAGPLGWSEAVMQLLDNLPDTCRSGEEKCHV